In Paenibacillus algicola, a genomic segment contains:
- a CDS encoding toll/interleukin-1 receptor domain-containing protein has translation MTKIFISHKKEDSELANSIAYQLQRSGVGVYLDVLDSRLQDNGEELSNYLQEKLSQCSHLLAVLSYNTRLSWWVPFEIGIATEKQYPISSYITVGSKTDIPEYLWKWPVLRSSEDLQKYIFLLNKSSSLLLSEEKKHWQYSIKGTPKNYADALHRRLKLNLGQP, from the coding sequence ATGACCAAAATATTTATTTCACATAAGAAGGAAGATTCAGAACTAGCAAATTCCATTGCATACCAACTCCAGAGGAGTGGAGTTGGTGTGTACCTCGATGTATTAGATTCACGGTTACAAGATAATGGCGAAGAATTATCAAATTATCTACAAGAAAAGCTAAGTCAATGCTCTCATCTGTTGGCGGTACTATCCTACAATACAAGATTGTCATGGTGGGTACCATTTGAAATTGGAATAGCAACGGAAAAACAATATCCAATCTCTAGTTATATTACAGTTGGATCTAAAACCGATATTCCAGAATATCTATGGAAATGGCCCGTGTTAAGGTCTTCGGAGGATTTACAGAAGTATATTTTCTTACTGAACAAGTCTTCTTCACTTCTATTAAGTGAAGAGAAGAAGCATTGGCAATATTCAATTAAGGGCACACCTAAGAATTATGCTGATGCTCTCCATAGAAGATTGAAACTAAATTTGGGGCAACCTTAA
- a CDS encoding AAA family ATPase — MLKEVRYINWKSFGKTTLYIDPLTILIGTNASGKSNALDGLAFLKRLAQGKDLQSALMGESTVILDSKINAVRGGVEWAARKPGTVFTLETLISINENFDYEYRLEVRTEPHVELMSESLALLEYKKRSEKRTELFGATVVQDDSPSVLVSLYNGLKGRPKKREFRRNVSILSQLRNQELKDEVIKGIETVISTHENVFILDPVPALMRDYSSLSNVLASNAHNIAGVIAAYPSLEQKELENLLSSYVTRLPEGDIRRVWAEPVGRFNSDAMLYCEEKWSTAVETLIMDARGMSDGTLRFLGILTALLTRPENSLIVIEEIDNGLHPSRAQLLLNMLKEIGTDRKIDILMTTHNPALMDALGPEMVPFVITAHRSWETGESKLTLLEEIDNLPKLLASGPIGKIATNGKLEEVLSKRKEGN, encoded by the coding sequence ATGCTTAAGGAAGTAAGATACATCAACTGGAAAAGTTTTGGTAAGACTACTTTATATATAGACCCCTTAACGATCTTAATTGGAACCAATGCAAGCGGTAAATCCAATGCTCTTGATGGACTGGCGTTCCTAAAGAGATTAGCACAGGGTAAAGATCTGCAAAGCGCATTAATGGGCGAATCAACAGTTATTTTAGATTCAAAAATTAATGCTGTCCGTGGTGGCGTTGAATGGGCAGCTAGAAAGCCCGGGACAGTATTCACCTTAGAGACATTGATTTCTATTAATGAGAATTTTGATTATGAATACAGACTTGAGGTAAGAACAGAGCCTCATGTTGAACTTATGTCTGAGTCACTTGCTTTGTTAGAATATAAAAAAAGATCTGAGAAACGGACGGAGTTATTTGGAGCGACTGTTGTACAAGATGACAGTCCAAGTGTACTTGTATCTTTATATAATGGGCTAAAAGGAAGACCTAAAAAGAGAGAATTCAGAAGAAATGTATCAATTTTAAGTCAATTACGAAATCAAGAATTAAAAGATGAAGTAATTAAAGGTATAGAAACAGTCATTTCTACTCATGAGAATGTATTTATTCTTGATCCAGTCCCAGCATTAATGCGTGACTATAGTTCGTTGTCAAATGTGTTGGCTAGTAATGCACATAATATTGCAGGTGTCATTGCGGCGTATCCATCGTTAGAGCAGAAAGAGCTTGAGAATTTACTCTCAAGTTATGTTACCCGATTGCCTGAAGGAGATATCCGGAGAGTATGGGCGGAACCTGTTGGGAGATTTAATAGTGATGCAATGCTGTACTGCGAAGAAAAATGGAGTACAGCTGTGGAAACATTAATTATGGATGCCAGAGGGATGTCTGACGGAACATTGCGCTTTCTTGGTATTCTTACAGCCTTACTAACTAGGCCGGAAAATTCATTGATTGTTATAGAGGAAATTGATAACGGCTTACATCCGTCCAGAGCTCAATTGTTATTGAATATGTTAAAGGAGATTGGAACGGATCGAAAGATTGATATATTAATGACAACGCATAACCCTGCATTAATGGATGCTCTCGGTCCTGAGATGGTTCCTTTTGTTATTACGGCGCATCGTTCTTGGGAAACAGGTGAAAGTAAACTTACACTGCTTGAGGAGATAGATAATTTACCGAAATTGTTAGCATCCGGGCCAATTGGCAAGATAGCGACCAATGGGAAACTTGAAGAAGTCCTCTCCAAACGCAAGGAGGGGAACTAA
- a CDS encoding TRAFs-binding domain-containing protein, whose product MSKKVCFVVMGYGVKTDYSTGRELDLDKTYRNIVRPAVIEAGLECIRADDIKHSGIIDAPMYRYLYSADVVIADLSTYNPNAFYELGIRHALRPHTTIAIAEKELKYPFDLNHTVIRPYEHLGKGIDHDEVMRFRGELQDAIQTILSNPSVDSPVYTFLNELAPPILKSTIEVVSLPDVTDSLSSILESAQKAMNKDDFLVAKGLFHAALSIDPNSTYIKQKIVLATYKSKHPNNRSALNEAFEMLQTLNPESTTDPETLGLLGAVCKRLWEETGVRSWLDKAIFYYEKGFYIKNDYYNGINFAFLLNVRGNISDKNEAIADYVNASRVRNKVIEICKSLLENNFESRGDRYWILATLQEAYFGIDMLVEYAVFKTRAETYVTGAWERDSTEEQINKLSVLLERSPLNA is encoded by the coding sequence ATGTCAAAGAAAGTCTGTTTTGTCGTAATGGGTTATGGTGTTAAGACTGACTACTCAACTGGTAGAGAGCTTGACTTAGATAAAACATATCGAAATATTGTAAGGCCAGCGGTAATCGAAGCGGGACTTGAGTGTATACGAGCTGATGATATAAAGCACTCAGGAATCATAGATGCTCCGATGTATCGTTACCTCTATTCCGCGGACGTAGTAATAGCAGACTTGTCTACTTATAATCCTAATGCATTCTATGAACTTGGAATAAGGCATGCGCTAAGACCACATACGACAATTGCAATTGCAGAAAAAGAACTCAAGTATCCATTTGATTTAAATCATACAGTCATTCGTCCTTATGAACATCTTGGTAAAGGTATCGATCATGATGAGGTTATGCGATTCCGAGGAGAACTTCAGGACGCAATCCAAACCATCTTGAGCAATCCAAGTGTAGATAGCCCAGTTTATACTTTTCTAAACGAATTAGCTCCTCCAATTTTAAAGTCGACAATTGAAGTAGTAAGTTTGCCAGATGTAACAGATTCATTAAGCTCTATTTTAGAGTCTGCACAAAAGGCTATGAATAAGGATGATTTTCTTGTTGCAAAAGGGCTTTTTCATGCGGCGCTATCAATCGATCCGAATAGCACGTATATTAAACAGAAAATCGTATTAGCCACTTATAAAAGCAAACATCCCAACAATCGCTCGGCATTAAATGAAGCTTTTGAGATGTTACAAACATTAAATCCGGAAAGTACAACTGATCCAGAAACATTAGGTCTTCTGGGAGCTGTCTGCAAGAGGCTATGGGAAGAAACAGGTGTGCGATCTTGGCTAGATAAAGCTATATTCTATTACGAAAAAGGGTTTTACATAAAAAATGATTATTATAACGGCATTAATTTTGCATTCCTTTTGAATGTACGAGGAAACATTAGCGATAAAAATGAAGCTATAGCTGACTATGTAAATGCATCGAGGGTGCGAAATAAAGTGATTGAAATATGCAAGTCACTACTTGAGAACAATTTCGAATCAAGGGGCGACAGGTATTGGATTCTTGCGACACTACAAGAGGCGTATTTTGGTATCGATATGCTGGTAGAATATGCAGTTTTTAAAACACGAGCAGAAACTTATGTTACGGGTGCTTGGGAACGAGATTCAACAGAGGAACAAATCAATAAACTTTCAGTTCTTTTGGAACGGTCACCATTAAATGCTTAG
- a CDS encoding TIR domain-containing protein gives MGLPRTFIGFSSTDIHYYRLMQAWKKNENIDFNFTDCQLSTEVNSENEAYIKRRCRERINMSGYYIMLIGEDTRYKHKYVKWEAEVAKEKGCTIIGVNLNSSRSFDSTRTPAVIKDIGAIFVPFTPKIIKYALENYQMKASDDYHYKDSVYKSLSLS, from the coding sequence ATGGGCTTACCTAGAACATTTATTGGTTTCAGTAGCACCGATATTCATTATTATCGTCTTATGCAAGCGTGGAAGAAAAATGAGAACATTGATTTTAATTTTACTGATTGCCAGTTATCAACTGAGGTTAATTCAGAAAATGAAGCTTATATTAAGAGACGTTGTAGAGAACGCATAAACATGTCAGGGTATTATATTATGTTGATTGGCGAGGACACTCGGTATAAGCATAAGTATGTTAAATGGGAGGCGGAAGTAGCCAAAGAAAAAGGATGCACTATTATTGGGGTTAATTTAAACAGTTCAAGAAGTTTTGATTCAACTCGTACCCCCGCAGTAATCAAAGATATCGGAGCGATATTTGTACCATTTACACCGAAGATAATTAAATATGCTCTTGAAAATTATCAGATGAAGGCATCTGATGATTATCATTATAAAGATTCGGTTTATAAAAGTTTGAGTCTTTCGTAA